Genomic window (Candidatus Rokuibacteriota bacterium):
GCACCGCCTGCCCGAAGCTCTTGACGAGCCCGCGCCGGCCGAAGAAGGAGAGCGCGAAGCCCGCCCCGACCATGAGCAGGGCCAGGTCCTGGACCTTGAAGGCCAGGAGCTGCACGGTGAAGGTCGTGCCGATGTCGGCGCCGAGGATCACGCCGAGCGACTGGGGAAAGGTGACGAGCCCCGCCGAGACGAAGCCGATCAGCATGAGCGTGGTCGCCGAGGAGGACTGGATGACCGCCGTCGCGAGCGCGCCCGAGCACACGGCGGACAGACGCGTCCGCGTGGCGCTCGTCAGCATGTGCCGGAGGTGCCCGCCCGCCGCGCGCTGGAGCCCCTCACCGCAGAGCTGCATGCCGTAGAGGAGCAGCGCCAGTCCCCCGAAGAGCGCCAGCAGCACCATGGCTAGAGCCCGAGCCTCGAGGGCGACAGCGGGGCGCCGGCGCCGAGCCCCGCCAGGTGCTGCGTGCTGTTGACGGAGCGTACGGAGGGCGGCGCCACTTCCGTTATCGAGCCGTTCGACAGCGTCAGGCGCCAGATGGAGGAGAGCGGCAGCCCCAGGCAGTGGGCCAGGTACGCGCTGATGACGCCGCCGTGGCAGACGACCAGCACCTGCTGACCATCGGGGTGGGCGGCCGCGATGTCCGCCATGGCGCTCACCACGCGCGCCTGGACTTCGGGCAAGGGCTCGGCGCCCGGCGGCAGGCAGGCGACGGGGTCGCGCACCCACTGCTCGTACGGGTCGCCCGGCAGCCCCTGGATCTCCTCCACCGTGCGCCCCTCCCAATCTCCTAGCGACAGCTCGCGCAGGTCGTGCACCGGCGTCAGCGGCACGCCGAGCCTCGCTGCGGCGATCTCGGCCGTTCGCCGCGCGCGCTCGAGCGGGCTCGTGTAGACCGCGGCGATGCGCAGCCGGCGAATCGCCTGGCCGAGCGCCTCGGCCTGGCGCGCGCCCAGCTCCGAGAGCGCCACGTCCTGCACGCCCTGGAAGCGGCGCTCGGCATTGGACACGGACTGCCCGTGTCGCACGAGGAGGAGGCGGCTCATCTTCCTGACCCCACCGCAGGCTTGGCGCGCTCCACCGCGGCCTTGGCGCGCTCCACCGCGGCCAGCGCCGCCTTGAGGCGCACGATCGTCTCGGCCTTGCCGAGCAAGGCTGCCACCTGGAAGACCGGCGGGCTCGCGGTCTTGCCGGTGATCGCGATGCGCGTGAGCTGAGCCAAATCGACGAGCTTGAGCCCCATCTCGGCGGCGAGTCCCCGGTACAGGCCCTCGAGGCTCTCCGGGTCGAACGCCTCTTGGGCCTGGTGGCGCTTGATCAGCACGGCGTACCGGTGGGGCGCCTCGGGCCCCCAGAACTTCGCCCGCGCCTGGGCGTCATAGGCCGCGGGCGGCCCGAAGTAAAAGGCCGCCTGCTCCGCCATCTCGACGAGAGTGCGGGACCGCTCCTTGAGGCTCGCGGCGATCGCCGCGAGACGCGCCGGTTCGACAGGGGCTGCGCCCAGCGCGCGGGCGAGGAATGGCGCAAGGGCCTCGGCCAGGCGCTCGGGCGCGGCCGCCTTGATCCACTCGAGAGAGACCCACAGGAGCTTCTCCCGGTCGAAGACGGCGCCCGCCTTGCCGACCTGGTCCAGCGCGAAGTGCTCGACGATCTGCTCTCGCGAGAAGATCTCCTGGTCGCCGTGGGACCACCCGAGCCTTGCCAGGTAGTTGACCAGGGCCTCCGGGAGAATGCCTTGGTCTCTGAACTCCTCGACCGTCGTGGCGCCGTGACGCTTGGACATCTTGCTCCGGTCCGGCGCCAGGATCATCGGGATGTGGGCGAACAGCGGCGTGGCGTAGCCCAGCGCCGCGTAGCAGGCGATCTGCTTGGGCGTGTTGTTGAGGTGGTCATTGCCCCGGATGACGTGGGTGATCTTCATGGTCACGTCGTCCACGACCACGCAGAAGTTGTAGGTCGGCGTCCCGTCCGTGCGCACCAGGATCCAGTCGTCCAGCGTGTCGTTGTCGAAGGTGACGGTGCCGAGGATGGCGTCCTCGACCGCAGTCTGCCCGCCGAGCGGCATCTTGAGTCTCAACGCGTGCGGCTCGGAGGCCGGCACGCCGGCCTCGCGGCACGTGCCCGGATACCGGAACTGCTCCTTGCGGGCCTTGGCGGCGGCGCGGAGCGCGTCGAGAATCTCCCGCGTGCAGCGGCAGCGGTACGCTCGCCCTTCGACGAGCAATCGCTCGGCGTGCGCGCGGTAGATATCGAAGCGCTCGGTCTGGCGGTAGCCGGGGGCGGGAGGGCCCTCGTCCCAGTCGAGCCCGAGCCAGCGAAGGACGTCGAGGATCTGGACGATGTGCTCCTCGGTCGAGCGCGACCGGTCGGTGTCCTCGATGCGGAGGATGAAGACGCCCTTGTGGTGGCGCGCAAGGGCCCAGTTGAAGAGCGCGGTGCGCGCGCCGCCCACGTGGAAGGAGCCCGTGGGGCTGGGGGCAAAGCGGACTCTCACCGTGTCAGACATGGGTATTCATTCTACCCCGGCGCGCCCGCGTGGGCGCGGGACCAAGCGGGCGGATGGCCGGCGGCCGGGGGGTGCCCTCGGGAGCGAATCGGACGAGCCGTAACGAGGCCCGAAGCAGGCGAGGACGATCGATGCGGCCGGTACACGCCGGGCCAGTGCGTGATCGGCGCTGCGGATCCTGATGCAGGTCAGCCTGCTCGAAGCAGTGGCTTCGGCAGGTTGGACAGGTGGCTCGCCGCCTGATGAAGGTCGACGGCCTTCTGGGCGTTGAGCCAAAACTCGGGCGAGATCCGAAACGTGGCGCCCAGCTTCAAGGCCATTTCGGCGGTCACGGAGCTGCGGCCATTGACGATGCGGTTGATGACCTTGACATCGCAACCGAGGTGATCTGCCAGTTGCTTTTGAGTCATGCTAAGGGGAATCAAGAATTCCTCGCGAAGGATCTCGCCCGGGGTGGTGGGCTCTCTGCGCCGAGTCAACTCTCTCATCATGGCCCCTCAGTGGTAGTCGCGGATGTCGACCTCGGCGGGACCGGAATCCGTCCAGCGGAAGACGACTCGCCATTGGTTGTTGATGCGGATGCTGTGGAACCCTCTCAGGTTCCCCTTGAGCGCCTCGATTCGATTGCCCGGCGGCGACGCCAGATCCGTGAGCACCGCGGCGTAGTCGAGCATGTCGAGCTTCCTGGCGGCGACCTTCGCGAACTTCGCCCAGCCGACACCCTTCAAGAGCCGACCCTCCCGGAAGAATCGCGCGACGGCCGGGCTGGCGAAGCTCTGGATCGCCATCCGTGGCATCGTACCGTGGCGCGGTATACTCTGTCAAGGTATGCAGGGCAAGGAATCGAACTTGCCACGTGGACGCCGCGCTTGCTTGCGCGCTGGCGTTGCTCGGCGCAGCATATTCTGCGGGTCTCGCGACTTCATTCGCCGCGGGTGTGACGGCCGAAGAGGCACAGACCATCTGTCCGGACACGGGGCCAGCCCGCTTGATGGTCGCAACAAGTACGTTGACCAGGCGCATCTCTCGCGGATGTTCAAGCACGCCTTCGGCGTCACCCCAGCACGCTACCGCGCGCTAGAAGCGAACCGCACGCCGTAAAAGGTCTGGCGCTCTGGGCCAGGGGATGGAGGACGTCGATCGCCCAAGTCAGATCCAGTCGTTCCCCGAGCCAGCCGGCGCACGCCGTCCGCGCGCCGATGCGAAGGCCTTGCGAGTCGTGACAAGCGCGGAGAGCCTCGATGGGATCACCGGGCACCGCGGCAGGCGGGGGCACCTCGGGCAGCGGGCGGCCGTCCGGCCGCCGGAACCGGAGAGCCCCGTCGGGCCCGCGCGCGACCTGGAAGCCCTCCTCGTGCACCGCGCGATGATGTCGGCGACAGAGCAGCGCGAGGTTTGAGAGCGTTGTCGGCCCGCCGTGCGCCCAGTGGCGGAGATGATGCCCCTGGCCATTGCTCACGCCGCAACCGGGGAACCGGCAGCCCA
Coding sequences:
- the gltX gene encoding glutamate--tRNA ligase; the encoded protein is MSDTVRVRFAPSPTGSFHVGGARTALFNWALARHHKGVFILRIEDTDRSRSTEEHIVQILDVLRWLGLDWDEGPPAPGYRQTERFDIYRAHAERLLVEGRAYRCRCTREILDALRAAAKARKEQFRYPGTCREAGVPASEPHALRLKMPLGGQTAVEDAILGTVTFDNDTLDDWILVRTDGTPTYNFCVVVDDVTMKITHVIRGNDHLNNTPKQIACYAALGYATPLFAHIPMILAPDRSKMSKRHGATTVEEFRDQGILPEALVNYLARLGWSHGDQEIFSREQIVEHFALDQVGKAGAVFDREKLLWVSLEWIKAAAPERLAEALAPFLARALGAAPVEPARLAAIAASLKERSRTLVEMAEQAAFYFGPPAAYDAQARAKFWGPEAPHRYAVLIKRHQAQEAFDPESLEGLYRGLAAEMGLKLVDLAQLTRIAITGKTASPPVFQVAALLGKAETIVRLKAALAAVERAKAAVERAKPAVGSGR
- a CDS encoding type II toxin-antitoxin system RelE/ParE family toxin; translation: MAIQSFASPAVARFFREGRLLKGVGWAKFAKVAARKLDMLDYAAVLTDLASPPGNRIEALKGNLRGFHSIRINNQWRVVFRWTDSGPAEVDIRDYH
- a CDS encoding HNH endonuclease signature motif containing protein; amino-acid sequence: GCRFPGCGVSNGQGHHLRHWAHGGPTTLSNLALLCRRHHRAVHEEGFQVARGPDGALRFRRPDGRPLPEVPPPAAVPGDPIEALRACHDSQGLRIGARTACAGWLGERLDLTWAIDVLHPLAQSARPFTACGSLLARGSVLG
- a CDS encoding HigA family addiction module antitoxin, giving the protein MMRELTRRREPTTPGEILREEFLIPLSMTQKQLADHLGCDVKVINRIVNGRSSVTAEMALKLGATFRISPEFWLNAQKAVDLHQAASHLSNLPKPLLRAG
- a CDS encoding histidine phosphatase family protein, producing MSRLLLVRHGQSVSNAERRFQGVQDVALSELGARQAEALGQAIRRLRIAAVYTSPLERARRTAEIAAARLGVPLTPVHDLRELSLGDWEGRTVEEIQGLPGDPYEQWVRDPVACLPPGAEPLPEVQARVVSAMADIAAAHPDGQQVLVVCHGGVISAYLAHCLGLPLSSIWRLTLSNGSITEVAPPSVRSVNSTQHLAGLGAGAPLSPSRLGL